Within Macaca nemestrina isolate mMacNem1 chromosome X, mMacNem.hap1, whole genome shotgun sequence, the genomic segment CATGCCCCCCACCCAAATTCCCCCAGAGTCAGTCCTTTGTTCCAGATTGGTTATCCATTTACCCATAAATCCCAGGTCTCTGGTCACCATTATTGTTTTTCTCACCTGGACCCCTCTCCTCCAGCGCCATAGGCAAAGAACAACACTTTCCAAAATATTCTCCCTTCCTTGTTTTTGATTCAAGCAAAAACAACTTACAAGAGAACTGAACACTTTTGCCATTAGTAACCACTAGAAAACACATTAGGCTTCAAATTATTCAAGAAATTTTGACAGAAAAAAGTCAGTTGTGTTTGTCTCTGGTTTTCACTGAAATGGGAGTGGTCTGTCTTAGAAGTAGACCCCACCCAAAGACCAGCCTCACAACTTCATATGGCCCCCTCCATCAGGGAGAGAGAGGCCCCCACACCTCCCCCTTCATCCCCATCCATGGAGATGTGGGTCCTTTAGGTGACCCATTAGGAGCCATTGGTACTGAATATTTCAGAATGAAAAATCATGTTTGGCCCACTTGGTTATCTTCATAGTTAAAAAGGGACTATCTaattagtttctttttaattatgtttGGCATAATTTATACCATTCAAAAGGTTCAAAAAATAGTGAAAAGTAAACTTTTGCTGACAAAGAACTCTTATcctccaaaatatacaaggaactcttaaaactcaacaataagaaaatgaacaacctgattaaaatacaggcaaaagacttgaatggATACCTCCccagagaagatatacagatggcaaataaccatatgaaaagatgctcaacatgtATGTCATCTGGGAATTGTAAATTAAAACCAGGAGGCCCAGCAccagtggctcacggctataatcggcagttggggaggccaagatgggcagatcacttgagcccaggaggccgagaccagcctgggcaacatggtaaaacccctttttacaaaaaaatacaaaaattagctgggcgtggcagcatgggcctgtggtcccagctactttggagactgaggtgggaggatcgcctgagcctgggaggtcaaggctgcagtgagcagtgatcataccactgcactctagcctgggcaacacagcaaggccctgtctcaaaaaaaaaaaaacaaaaaaaaaaaaacaaaaaaaaccaaggagataccactacacacctatatAGGATggccaaaattcaaaacactgaaaacaccaaatgctggcaagtaTGTGGAGCAATAGAAACCCTCATTTATTGTGGGTAGGAGTGTACAGgtgtacagtcactttggaagaaagtttggcagtttctcacaaaactatactcttaccatacaatccagcagtCACTcaccttggtatttacccaagtgGGTTGAAAACTCATGTTCACACCAAAACCTgcacaagaatgtttatagcagctttattcataattgccaaaagtggaagcaaccaagatgtcctaaaataggtgaatagataaacaaactgtggtacattcatacaaccaagatgtctttcagtaggtgaatggataaactgtggcatatctatacaatgaaacattattcagcactgaaaagaaatgagctatcaaaccatTAAAAGACGTggaggaatcttaaatgcatattgctaagtgaaagaagccagtgtgAAAAagtcacatactgtatgattccaactatttgatgttctgaaaaaggcaaaactatggagacagtaaaaagatcagtgtttGTCAGGGGTTAGGGAGAGGAAGGGATAAatagagcacagaggatttttagggcagtgaaactattcccTATGATTCTATAATGGTAAATACATGTCGTTACACATTTGTACAAACTcttagaatgtacaacaccaagagtgaaccctgatGTAAATTCTGGGCTTTGATTGATAcgatgtgtcagtgtaggttcatcagttgtaacaaatgtatcaccctggtgtgggatgttgatagtgggggaGGCAGAGGAGTGGGGGCAACTttttgctcaattttgctgtgaacctagaACTGCTTTTTAAGAAAgcctataaaaaagaaaaggagtcagatgattgcaaaaaaaaaaaaaaaaaaaagaaagtaaactttCATCCTTCCCCCTACCCTACCACCCTATCTCTTAGGGGACCAGTCCCCAACATCCAGCAGGACATTTTAAATCCAGAGATATTTCAAAGGCTTCATCTAGAAATCTGGCTGATTAAGCTACCAAACTTTTGTTCACAATTGACTAATTTAAAGTTCAATGGcttctatttccttttattttctttggtaacACTCTGATGGGTTAGTGAGCAGTGAAATGGCCAACAGGTAGCAATTTCAGGGTATGAGAGTCAAGGGACATGCATAATCCATCACAGAGGAACCTCCCTGTAATAACTGGGAGGAGACCTCTAAGAACTACACCTACAATTGATAGATCCAACTGAGATGAAAGATAAGGAGCAGGGCGAGCCTTAGATAAAAATGGTTGAAGTCTGTATTTCTCTTACCCTTTCAGGtactccctcccttttcccccaGGCAAAAACTCTTCAAATTAATGTGCTTTCTCTTCtaggtcatttttattttcattcaacaaatacttactattGGATatagggaggaagagagaaacagaagagtTGAGGATGATTCCAAGGTTTTTAGTCTGAGCAACTGGAAAGATGAAGTTGTCATTTCCTGAGATGGGGAAGGCTGCTTGGGTAACTTTGCACTGCATCAACTTGGCTAAGCTGGGACTATGTTTCCTAGAATTCCCTTTCCTCTGGACCTGTCTCCTGAACTAGACTCATGACATCATGAGTATGATTCTGGGGTAGGGCTGGccaaaagagaaatttttatgAGCTCTGGAAGTCAGGATTGAAGCAGCAGCCATTACACTCTGAAGGTCAGTATCAGGTACCAGGCACCACTGCAGCTCACACATGTTGCTCATCCACTGGCTCACCTTGATGGGAGCTGGGGAGTAGgcagtagctgggcccacagctCCCCCAGCTCCCACTGGATATCCTCCTTCAGCTTTTCTGAGTCCTGGGCCAGGTGCCTGTGTAGCTCCATGACAAAGGGAGCCAGTTCCTTCTGCAAGTCACCTGAATCATCAAGGTTAGAAGCAATGAGAGCCAGACTCAGGTTTGTCCTTGCTGGTTCCAGTTAGCCCTTGTGTGTTCCAGATGGTCCTTGTTCTTGTGCTTCATGCCCAGCTTTTCTTCCTCACTGCCTGCTCTACTGACCCCCAGTGGTATCAGTTTCACGCCCAGATGCAGAGGCAACAGCCCTCCATAGACTTCTTCATCAGCTTCCCTTTGTGATCCCTGGTTAATGACTTTTCTCCGACCCTCCAATTGTCCTCTTCTACACATTTACTTCCCTAGGGTCTCCCATGATTTGTGGGATCTGGTCACTATAAGCCAATGTAATTCCATATTATTTATAGTGATTCCAATTCCTGATTGAACCTTGCTGATATTCTGCCAAAGGAGCAAGTTTGGGTAGGAGATAAGGAACTCAGTTTGGACATGTTAAATTGAAAATTCCCATTCACCAGTCAGGGGGGGATTTTGAATAGGAAGCTTGAGGTTATGAGTCTGTAGTTCAGGGGAGAGGTCCAGGCTGGAGCTATACATTTGGAAACCATTAGGGTGCAGATGGTATCAAAAGCCATAAGACCAGATCAGGTCATCAAATGACTGAGTGTAAATAGAGAAAAATTGTCTAAAGACCAAGTCCAGGGATGCTgtgacattaagaaaataaagggcAGATAACACACCCTGAAGAACAAATACTAAACGAAGACCAAAGATAAATTATTGAAATGAGCAAAGGTTCTTAACTGTTGAGTAAATCTAGAAAATTTGGAACCGGTTATTGACATTTACTAGGCAGACGAACAAAAATATCTTTGctagtttatctttttaaagataacTTCTAAAGATTTAATGATGCTTTTGTTTGCATCTATCCCACTGGCCACGGGCTGTCTTTATTAATCTGGTCCAATGGCAGATTTAGAGCATTAGCAAAGTAATTCAGGGCCAACCATAACAGCCTttgcagtaaaaacaaaaataacattttaaaaatcacatctaTCATTTGAACTATCCTAGAACTTGAGGTGTAAAGTGTTTTGTGGTTTAGAGATTGCTGCTTTATTTCTCCAGACTTGGTTTTGTGATACCACAGGGTGGTGGTTCTTAACCAGGGATGATTTTGTCCCCCAGGGAACATTCGACAATGTatggagacattttttattgtcataAATGGGAGGGGGCTGCTACTGGCATATAGTGGGTAGAGGCCATGGATGCTATTAAAAATCctataatgcacaggacagcccccatgacaaatgggaataatacagagagggagaaaccctgtcttagGGTCTGGCTACTTAGAGAGCAGAATGAAAGTCTTAACAGAACAAAATccaatttcatttacttttcagtAAAACGGTTAAAGGATGGgcaagtggaagaaagggaagggggatagagtttgagaaaagaaaaagagggaaaaagaggaaggaggaagattAATATGCTGTGCAGCACTTATGGGTTGTGAGACGCTCTTAAATCCAATAAACAACTCTTAGCAGATATGGAAGCACTGAATGATGTGACAGGCTATGGAAAGTGATCTTCACTCAATCTCAGAGCTACAATGTTACCTAAGGTTTGCTTTACTATAGCTGGGGCCTGATCACAGGAGAAATACAAAGTGTCAGAGCAAGTGATGGAGGGTTAACCAGGAGGCAACAGTATCTTCAGCTTCTGCAGTCTTTGGGCCCTGTATTTTCAAATTCTCTGCTGGTCCCTCTAATTAACGGCAGCAGGGAGGAGGTGGCAAAGATCTAGACCTCAATGGGTATAGAACAAAGTAGTTCGCTAATTGTAAATTAGGACAATTATCTTACAATTAATTGAATTTTCTTATTCCTCTAGAAAATCTTAGCATGGCCATGAGTTTTTCTCAGCTTGTGCTATTCTCTGCTGTGCTGCTACAGGGGAGGGCTGCAGTTGAAGTTCTTATAATCAACCAGTGTGCTCATTAGCATGCTTGGAAGGTTTGAAGGATAGTGTGCACTCAgaggaattaaaaaacaaaatcaatctTGTGGAAAGGCCTGGCAATTAGGCAGCTCAAGTGAAGGGGATGGCTGAGCCATTATAAGCACTGTCAGGCCTAGTAATGCATGTCGTAACACACACACAGGTTCACAGCCTCTTCCAGTGTACCTGTGGCCCAGGCAGCCTTGGGGTTCTCCCTCTTGGGGAGTCAAGAGTGGGTCACATCCTCCATTTTTGGCCTTGTTGGCTTTaatacctggaaaaaaaaaaaacctcacatgAAATTGCCCATTTCACTTGGATGGAATACAAATTCACTTCTCCATATGCCCAGATATATGACATAGCACATTATCTACAAAATTAAGAATGAATGGggcagggcaaggtggctcatgcctgtaatcccagcactttgggaggccaatgcgggtggatcactttgaggtcagaagtccagaccagcctggccaacatggcaaacactgtctatactaaaaatacaaaaattacccagctgtggtggtgcacacctgtagtcccagctacaagggaggctgaggcaggagaattgcttgaaccccggaggaagagattgcagtgagcccagatcgcgccactgctctccagcctgggtgacagagcaagactccgtctcaaaaaaaaaaaaaaagaatggccaaTTTTTCCCACTTATCTTCAGTCCTAAATGCAGCAAATGCTGCTGGTGCCATATCCCTCTCCCCTTGGCACTAGCCATTCTGTACACAGAGACAGTCTTACTGCAAGCACCTGTGACTCTTTCTGAGGACATCCTCAAGCCACATCAGCATGGGTGGCCCCTGTATGTGGCAACCAGAAGTATCAGGAAATAACGTTCCCAGCACTGTCCTAAGTCAATGAGAAAGAAGTGGATGAATAAATACCCCAGCTTCCTTGCCTCTAGGGCAGAACAATCTGAGGCTTCTTCTGTACTGTCTTCCAAGGTCCTCAGCATGGACCAGTTTTCCGGAGCTGCTTGTGCTCAGGAATACGTCTTCCATTGTTTCCCCATCCCTGACTCAGCTCCCCTTTCTGTCACCAATGCTTCTAAGGATTAGCACCCAAAGAAACTACTCCCACTCACATCCTCTCCTCTGGGAATGCTTTTGGGGAAACCCAAGTGAAGACACGGGCAATTCACCAGCTGAAGATCGAGTCCATCCCATGGCAGGGCGGGCAGATGTACCTCTCTAATAAGTGAGATGCCCCCTGGGATAtcagctgggggaggggcagaaTTTAGATCACACTCATGGATCAGAAAAACAGGCTATGGAGTAGTTCTCCCCAAAAAAGCATTATTGATCTTGTccaataaaacaaacacaaacaaacaaactgggaGATTTCAAGGCAACAAAGTTAATGGAAAACAATGTCCCATAGGTTACCTAAGATTGAACGATAACACTGCAAATCCATCATTAGGATCTCAGCTAAGGTCTACAGTTTAGTCTCATCATTGAAAATGTATTGCCATCACCTGGAACAATTGTTCTCATCCTTATCAGGTGCAAATCACCTTGTAGAAATGAATGGTTTCATGTCTCTCTACCATCCTGAACTGCAATCCATAGACAATGTAATGACCCACCACGTAATTTTTTAATCTGTAAGTGCCCTAACTCAACACATGGAGAAATAAAAGGTGAGTAATTATGTAAATGAACGTCATGTACTGGTGCATCTACATGAACACCCCCAGGCGGGAGCTCACTGGACGACGACACGAAGAATCCTGACGCTTGCCACAACCTGTGGGTTCTCCGGGCATGGAAGCATTGCCACTTCGGGCTCATTCCGCAGCCCAGTGGCTGACGGATACCGGCAGCAGCGCTGCCATTGATGGCAAGAGATTCCAAAAATGCCAACAATTGTTGAAGTTTCCACCAAGACCAGTGACAACTTCCCATGATTTCCCGACAGTGTCATTCCTGTGGAAACTGATGTCTATGAAAGATGTACGAAAGATATGTCTATACCGTCGTTGGTGGCTTGTGCTTTTGCATGTATGCTTTCAAGGCGAAATGGCAAGTGGTCAAGTGCAAGTGCTGGCAGCAGACCCGGAAGTGCAGCGAGTGAGCCTCGCACCCGTGAGGCCAGAGAAGCAGGAGGCATCTGGAATCTGAGGTGTGCTGCAAGTGCGCATGCGCATAGACGGGGCCAGGAGTTGACCCCGGCCCTGACGTTCACTTCCGGTGCAGCACTCAGAGACGCGAAGCCCAAGCCACAACACCGACCCCTCAGGTATCGATGTTTTCAGAAACCCTCAAACAGATTGGGTAGGGCTTCCCGGGGGGCGGGTTTCTGGGCAGGTGCCCAGACGCGCCCAGGAGCTGACCCCGGCCCTCCCGCTCACTTCCATTCCAGCCCACGGAGACGCGAAGCCCGGCCACGACGACGACCCCTCAGGTATCGATGTTTTCAGAAACCCTCAAACAGATTGGGTAGGGCTTCCCGGGGGGCGGGTTTCTGGGCAGGTGCCCAGACGCGCCCAGGAGCTGACCCCGGCCCTCCCACTCACTTCCATTCCAGCCCACGGAGACGCGAAGCCCGGCCACCACGACGACCCCTCAGGTACTGATGTTTTCAGAAACCCTCAAACAGATTGGGTAGTGCTTCCCTGGGGGCGGGTTTCTGGGCAGGTGCCCAGACGTGCCCAGGAGCTGACCCCGGCCCTCCCTCTCACTTCCGTTCCAGCCCGCAGAGACGTGAAGCCCGGCCACGACGACGACCCCTCAGGTACTGATGTTTTCAGAAACCCTCAAACAGATTGATTGGGTAGTGCTTCCCTGGGGGCGGGTTTCTGGGCAGGTGCCCAGACAGTGCCCAGGAGCTGACCCCGGCCCTCCCTCTCCCGTTCCAGCCCGCAGAGACGCGAAGCCAGTGCCAGGTCGACGACCCCTCAGGTACCGATGTTTTCAGAAACCCTCAAACAGATTGGGTAGCCCTTCCCTGGGGGCGGGTTTCTGGGCAGATGCCCATGTTGAACTCAGTGTGGACTTGTGGCGTCTTGCGGGCCTGTACATTAATATGACAGCCGTGACATCCACCCCACTTCACCAACGCACATGCGTTTTCTCTCCCGTTAGGGGCCCTGTTTTCTGTTACAATGGATCGAGATTTAGAACAGGCTCTGAATGGCGCAGAGAATATCATTGAAATTGCCCAACAGAGACCTCCTAGAAGGAGATACTCACCTAGGGCGGGAAAATCTCTGCAGGAAAAACTTTATGACATTTATATAGAAGAATGTGGAAAAGAGCCTGAGGATCCTCAGGAATTGAGAAGCAATGTAAACTTGTTAGAAAAGCTTGTTAGGAGAGAGTCCTTGCCATGTTTACTGGTCAATCTATACCCAGGCAATCAGGGGTATTCTGTGATGCTCCAGAGAAAAGATGGGTCCTTTGCAGAGACCATTCCGCTGCCTTATGATGAAAGGACATTGCTCGACTACTTGGATGCAGAAGAATTACCCCCTGCTTTGGCTGATGTCCTTGATAAAGCTTCGGTTAACATTTTTCATAGTGGGTGTGTCATAGTAGAAGTTCGTGACTACAGGCAGTCCAGTAATATGCAACCTTCTGGTTACCAAAGCAGGCATATTCTCCTACATTCAGCGATGCCGACTTTAGCCCATGAGGTGAATACAATGACAAGAGATGTCCAGAAATGGAGCCAGGAAGACAAATTTCCACTTGAGAGTCAACTGATCTTAGAGACAGCTGAACCACTGTATCTCGATCCTTCTGTAGCAGTCGCCTGCGCTGCAAACAGGCTGCTGTACAACAAGCAAAAGATGAATACCGACCCGATGAAACGGTGCCTCCAGAGGTATTCGTGGCCCTCTGTAAGGTCACAGCAGGAGCGGTCTGACTATCCACCTCCTCCTGAGATGAGAGTGTCGACTTCTggccaaaaagaagaaagaaaagcaggtcAGCCTTATGAGCTGGACATTGCTAAAGCAGGACGTTGTGTAGACATGTGGAAACGCAGATCCTGGGATTTGGCCGTGCCTTCGGAAGTGGATGTGGAGAAACTTGCTAAAGGGTGTCAGCCCGTCACAGCTGCTGACCCACAGCTGCCAGTCTGGCcagcccaggaggtagaagaCCCTTTCGGATTTGGATGGGAAGCTGGCTCTCAGGCCTGGGACACCAAGCCAAACATCATGCAGTCGTTTAATGATCCGTTTTTCAGTGGTGAAATAGGGCCCCGTAAAAAAGCCAGGCAGAAGAGCCAGAAGTCTCCCTGGCAGCCCTTCCCAGATGACCATGCAGCTGGTCTCAGGCCTGGGTCAGAGACTGATGCTGGGAGGGCAGTGAGTCAGGCCCAGGAATCGGTGCAGAGCAGAGTCAAAAGTCCAGGCAAGATGCCACACAGCTCCAGTGGCCCAGCCAGTGTCAGTCAGCTCTCTTCATGGAAAACACCAGAACAGCCTAAGCCTGTGTGGGTCCAGTCTTCAGTattggggaggagagagaaacatCCACCTCCCCGAAACCAACTTCCCTCAAGCTCAGGAAAGAATTCCTCAGGTACCAGTTTCCCCCCACAACAGGCAGGCAGCTCTCTTAAGCGTCCTTTTCCTgtggcagctgctgctgctgctgctactgctactcctactcctcctcctgctcctcctcctcttcctcctcctcctcctcctcctcctcctcttcctcctcctcctcctcctcctgctgctgtggCAGCAGCGGCAGCAACACCAAGTCATTCTCAGAAGCCCTCTGTGCGTCTCATTCAAGCTAGCAGGCCCCGTCCAGCTGCCCGGCCCCCAACCAGATTCGTAAAAATAGCCCCAGCCATTCAGGTCAGGACAGGCTCCACTGGCCTAAAGGCCATCAACGTGGAGGGCCCAGTCCGGGCAGCCCAGGCTTTGGGTAGCAGTTTCAAGCTTGTGCAGGCCTCTGGCTTGGGTGGCCCGGCTCCTGCAGGAATCAGTGGCAGTGGCCTTCAGTCCTCAGGAGGTCCACTACCAGATGCAAAGCCCAGTGCAGCACAGGCATCTTCTCAAGCACCCCTTCAGTTTTTCCTAAATACTCCTGAAGGTCTCAGGCCCCTGACACTCCTCCAGGTTCCACAGGGATCCATGGTTCTGACCGGCCCACAGCAGCAGTTCCATCAGCTGGTTTCCCTGCAGCAGCTCCAGCAGCCCACAGCTGCTCACCATCCTCAGCCAGGGCCACAGGGTCCCGCACTACGTTTGAGCACTCAAGGGCAGGCCTTCCCTGCTCAGCAGCTTCTTATGGTGAACCCCACTGGAGCAGGTAGTGGtctgcagccccagccccaggcagctgTGTTGGGTCTACTTGGCTCTGCCCAGGTTCCTCAGCAGGGTATCCAGCTCCCCTCTGTCttgaggcagcagcagcagttgctgctgctgcagccacagccacagccgctgcagccacagccacagccgcTGCAGCCACATCCACAGCCACAGCGACAGCCGATCCAGCTCCAGACGCAGCAGTTGAGAGTCCTGCAGCAGCCAGTGTTTTTGGCAACAGGCGCTGTTCAGATAGTGCAGCCACATCCAGGTGGGCAAGCAGCGAGCCAGTCGGTAGTGCAGACGAAGGGAGGCAAGCCAACCCCTCCAGCGCCCTGAGGCTTGTGGTAGTTTATCTCTCTTTTAAAAGCACAGGAGCACTGACCCAAATGAATTCCCAGTTTTTACttgagttttgtgttttttttcctcatgttttggtattttacattttaaaatacacacttTACACAGAAACACAATCcactaatttttatttagaaacagggaAGTGATCTCCTAAAGGAGCATTGTTTTGCTTAAGTTACTCCTTTTGTTGTCGTTGCTGTTGATATAATTAGTtttaatatagtattttaaagTATCCAAATCCTAACCAAGTTGAGTTTAAACTTCTGAAGTGTATAATTTCTCTAAAGCCAAGATGGCAATACCAACAATGTTAAGTTAATATTTTaacaagattttaattttaagttaatattttaacaagaagagtgcaatttaaatttttttaaatggtggtaAAAACATATAATCTAAAATGGACCACCTTAACTATTTTAAGTGCGCGGTTCAATATTATTAAGTCCACCCCCACAGTTGTGCCGCAGGTTTCCAGACCATCTTACAACACTGAAACTCATGCCCATTGAATACCAGCTCCCCATTCTCCCTTGCCCAGTCCCTGGCAGC encodes:
- the LOC105470438 gene encoding putative transcription factor SPT20 homolog-like 2, which encodes MDRDLEQALNGAENIIEIAQQRPPRRRYSPRAGKSLQEKLYDIYIEECGKEPEDPQELRSNVNLLEKLVRRESLPCLLVNLYPGNQGYSVMLQRKDGSFAETIPLPYDERTLLDYLDAEELPPALADVLDKASVNIFHSGCVIVEVRDYRQSSNMQPSGYQSRHILLHSAMPTLAHEVNTMTRDVQKWSQEDKFPLESQLILETAEPLYLDPSVAVACAANRLLYNKQKMNTDPMKRCLQRYSWPSVRSQQERSDYPPPPEMRVSTSGQKEERKAGQPYELDIAKAGRCVDMWKRRSWDLAVPSEVDVEKLAKGCQPVTAADPQLPVWPAQEVEDPFGFGWEAGSQAWDTKPNIMQSFNDPFFSGEIGPRKKARQKSQKSPWQPFPDDHAAGLRPGSETDAGRAVSQAQESVQSRVKSPGKMPHSSSGPASVSQLSSWKTPEQPKPVWVQSSVLGRREKHPPPRNQLPSSSGKNSSGTSFPPQQAGSSLKRPFPVAAAAAAATATPTPPPAPPPLPPPPPPPPPLPPPPPPPAAVAAAAATPSHSQKPSVRLIQASRPRPAARPPTRFVKIAPAIQVRTGSTGLKAINVEGPVRAAQALGSSFKLVQASGLGGPAPAGISGSGLQSSGGPLPDAKPSAAQASSQAPLQFFLNTPEGLRPLTLLQVPQGSMVLTGPQQQFHQLVSLQQLQQPTAAHHPQPGPQGPALRLSTQGQAFPAQQLLMVNPTGAGSGLQPQPQAAVLGLLGSAQVPQQGIQLPSVLRQQQQLLLLQPQPQPLQPQPQPLQPHPQPQRQPIQLQTQQLRVLQQPVFLATGAVQIVQPHPGGQAASQSVVQTKGGKPTPPAP